One window of Arthrobacter oryzae genomic DNA carries:
- a CDS encoding glycosyltransferase family 4 protein, translating into MRIAIVAESFLPLMNGVTHSILRVLEHLQERGDDVMVIAPSTQDTEVLDVVHGAFVHRLPSVPLAGYTNVRVALGGVNRVKRILADYAPDVVHLASPFVLGWRAVQAAHQLGIPTVAIYQTEVPSYAARYGVPFMENWAWNRVENIHLLASRTLVPSTFALNQLRGRGVLRVDMWRRGVDTARFAPGKRDDGWRASVAPGGERIIGYVGRLAVEKQVEDLAVLADVPGTRLVIVGDGPQREVLQEALPNAVFAGFLGGEELARAVASFDLFVHPGEFETFCQTIQEAMASGVPVVATGRGGPLDLVENSRTGWLYKPGDLAGLRAHVMDLMGDDAKRRAFAAAAHASVQGRTWPALSAELVRHYRAVIAGDAVVDPVETTRGATL; encoded by the coding sequence GTGAGGATCGCAATTGTTGCTGAATCATTCCTGCCACTGATGAACGGGGTTACGCACTCCATCCTTCGGGTGCTTGAGCATCTGCAGGAGAGGGGCGATGACGTCATGGTGATCGCCCCGTCCACCCAGGACACAGAGGTCCTGGACGTGGTGCATGGCGCCTTCGTGCACCGGCTTCCGTCGGTGCCGCTGGCCGGGTACACGAATGTGCGGGTGGCGTTGGGCGGTGTGAACCGGGTCAAGAGAATCCTTGCCGATTACGCACCGGACGTCGTCCACCTCGCGTCCCCGTTCGTGCTCGGCTGGCGGGCAGTGCAGGCGGCACACCAACTGGGCATTCCCACGGTTGCCATCTACCAGACCGAGGTCCCCAGCTACGCGGCGCGCTACGGGGTGCCGTTCATGGAGAACTGGGCCTGGAACCGGGTGGAAAACATCCACCTGCTGGCTTCCCGGACGCTGGTGCCGTCCACTTTCGCGCTGAACCAGTTGCGCGGCCGCGGTGTTCTGCGGGTGGACATGTGGCGGCGCGGTGTGGATACCGCGCGGTTTGCGCCGGGAAAGCGCGACGACGGGTGGCGGGCGTCCGTGGCGCCCGGCGGCGAGCGGATCATCGGCTATGTGGGCCGGCTGGCCGTTGAAAAGCAGGTGGAGGACCTCGCCGTACTGGCCGATGTGCCGGGCACGCGCCTGGTGATCGTCGGCGACGGCCCGCAGCGCGAGGTGCTGCAGGAGGCCCTGCCGAACGCCGTGTTTGCGGGGTTCCTGGGCGGTGAGGAACTGGCCAGGGCGGTGGCATCCTTCGACCTGTTCGTGCATCCGGGCGAGTTTGAGACCTTCTGCCAGACCATCCAGGAGGCCATGGCATCGGGCGTGCCCGTGGTGGCCACGGGCCGCGGAGGCCCGTTGGACCTGGTGGAGAATTCGCGGACGGGCTGGCTGTACAAGCCCGGCGACCTGGCCGGGCTGCGCGCCCACGTCATGGACCTGATGGGCGACGACGCCAAGCGCCGCGCGTTCGCCGCGGCGGCGCACGCGTCGGTGCAGGGGCGGACGTGGCCGGCGTTGAGCGCGGAACTGGTGCGCCATTACCGGGCGGTGATCGCCGGCGATGCGGTGGTTGATCCCGTCGAAACCACAAGAGGAGCAACACTGTGA